Sequence from the candidate division KSB1 bacterium genome:
CCGGAGGCTGGGCGAGCTGGGTGAGCGTTATTTCGGCTTGGGGCTGGCGAGTGTTTATCTTGTGCTCTTGCTGGGTTTCACGACTCGGTTCTACCGGATCACGGATCAACTTCCCACCGCGGACGATCGCGCTGCGGTGGAGGAGCTGAAGCAGGTGTCGCGGGAGTCCGGTGCCGACGCGTGGTGGCCATCGCATGGCTTTCCACTGCAGGACGGCGTCCGGGTCGTGCGGCCGCACGTCTATGCGATCTACGATGTGCTGACCGGACCCGATCGCGCGGTCGCGGAACGGCTGACAAGCGAGCTTCGCGGGCGGATTCGGGAGCAGGCGTTCGCGGCGGTGATGCTCGATGAGCCGCTCGACCTGCCGAACGGTTGCGGCGACCTCGGATTGGCCGAGTACTACGAACGACGCGGACCGGCCCTGAAAGCCGGGCGAGTGCTGCGGATGAAGACCGGCGAGCCAGTGAGTCCCCGGGAGGTGTGGGTTCGTAAGGGCATCGGGGCGACCGGATTGGCACCAGGTAGTGGTGGACCTTGATTCGGCGTTGAGAAGTCGGGATTGCCGATACCCCCTGCCCTCCAGTGCTGTCTTAACGTCGATCTGTCACTCTGAAGCCTCGTCTTCGGGGCTGAAAAATCTCTCGGGCGTCTCCACGGGGCGGGTATGCCCTTCCGATCTCCCGAGATGCTTCACTACGAAGACTTCGTTCAGCATGACAATCCTCGACTTACATTAAGACAGTTGTGCCCCGCCCCCCCAATCGGTTGGGGGGCGAAGCGAGAGTTCTTCCAAGCGAGTCGGGGTCAAGGAATGTCAGTAATCAAACTCCAATCCAACCATGAAGAAGCTCTTCTTAATTCTGCTTGCGCTACTGCTGGCTGCCCACGCACAAGCGCAGATGAGCAGCGTGGTGGCGGCGAACAACACGTTTGCCGCGCACCTGTACGGCGAATTGGCAAAGCCAGAGGGCAACCTGTTCTTCTCGCCATACAGTATCTCGACGGCGCTGGCGATGGCCTATGCGGGCGCGCACGGCGAGACGGCCGCGGAGATGGCGCGGGTGATGCAGATTGAGGGGATACCGGACGTGCATGCATCGTTTGCGGAGTTGCTGCGAGCGACGAATCAGGCTGACGAATCGGACACGGGAATCACGCTGGAAACGGCCGATGCGATCTGGCTGCGCACGGGGACGGTGCTGGAGCAGGAGTTTGAGCGAATTATCCGCGAGCATTACGAGGCACAGCTCGACACGCTGGACTTCTGTCAGCGGGAGGCAGCGGCGGAGCGGATCAATTCCTGGGTGGAAGGAAAGACTCACGATAAGATAAATGACTTGGTCAAGGCCGAGATGTTCGACTGCGATCTGACACGCGCCGCACTGGTGAATGCGGTCTACTTCTACGGAAGTTGGAAATACCGGTTTAATGCCGCGAGGACAAGGCCAGGCCCGTTCTATCCCGACACGAAATCGAGCTTAACCGTACCGTTCATGCGCAGCGAGAGCAAGATCAAGGAGTTCATGTATGGGGAGACCGAGGAGTATCA
This genomic interval carries:
- a CDS encoding serpin family protein, with the protein product MKKLFLILLALLLAAHAQAQMSSVVAANNTFAAHLYGELAKPEGNLFFSPYSISTALAMAYAGAHGETAAEMARVMQIEGIPDVHASFAELLRATNQADESDTGITLETADAIWLRTGTVLEQEFERIIREHYEAQLDTLDFCQREAAAERINSWVEGKTHDKINDLVKAEMFDCDLTRAALVNAVYFYGSWKYRFNAARTRPGPFYPDTKSSLTVPFMRSESKIKEFMYGETEEYQALELPYGNGSFSMLIVLPWQRFGLKSLEPHVAAGLLAEAVSVLRYEDELRIQMPKFKLTRDYDLIPPLRKLGMIQAFIPNVADFSGMCPTEPWISEVVHKALIDVNEKGTEAAAATAVIDVEGINLHGPKVFQADHPFLFAIREQASGEILFLGRVVNPAP